Part of the Paenibacillus aurantius genome, TACCAATGAAATCAGCTGTGTCTCCCCTTTTCAGGAGGCGGGATCTCCCCGGGTCTTCTATCTTCCGCTTGCGGTTCATCCGGCCGTCTATTACCCGAGAAGGGTGGAGCCGGCCTACCGGTCGGATGTTTGCTTCATCGGGACGGCGTTTGCGAACCGCCGGGCGTTCTTTGACCGGCTGGCCCCTTACCTGGCGGGGAAGAAAGTGTTCATCTCCGGCTGGTATTGGGATCGCCTGGCGCGCTACGGCCTGCTGAAGAGCAGCATCCGGCAGGATAAGCTGCGGGAAGGCACCTGGCTGTCGGCGGAGGAGACGGCCAAGTATTACAACGGGGCCAAAATCGTCATCAACCTGCACCGGGAGGACAGCGCGGAAGAAACGATCAACAGCCGGGGAATTCCCGCCTTGTCGATCAATCCGCGGACGTTCGAAATCAGCGGCTGCGGGGTGCTGCAGCTGACTGACGACCGGGAGGAGCTTCACCGGATGTATACCGGCGGCCAGGACCTGGTCACCTACCGCAATCCGGAGGATTTGGCGGCGAAGCTGGACTACTACCTGTCCCGGGATGAGGAGCGGCTCGAGCTTGCCGTCCGGGGCTTGGTCCGGACGCGCTCCCGGCATACGTATCTTCACCGCATGGCGGAGCTCCTGTTCGCGGTATGGGGAGGCTGAAGCATGGGGAGAAGCAAAGACGGAAGCCGGCAGGTGCGGAGGGCCGCCCGCGCTCATGAGCTCGGCCTAAGGCAGGGGCGGCAGGCGGGAGAGGAGATGGGCAGAAGACTAGCCCGGTTGGAAGCCGTGACTGGACCAATCACTCCGCCAGCCGTCATCCGCTCGGATTGGCGGGTCCTGTACGTCACATCCGGCATGGAAGAACCGTATTCCAGCCTGGATTCCGCCGTCATCGATGCGCTGGGCGGCATGGTGCGGGAGCTCGGTGTTATCGCGCCAAGCCGGGAAACGGCAGCGGAAGCCGTCCGCTTCGGGCCGGATCTTGTGCTCGTTCTAAGCGGGATTAAGCTTCCGGTCAAGCAGGCTGCACTGATGCGAAGCCTCGGCCTGCGGACCGCGGTTTGGTTTACCGACGATCCTTACTATACCGACTGGACCGTCCGTATTGCCCCTCAATACCGCCATGTCTTTACCCAGGATCTGGGCTGTGTCCCTTTCTATCGAGGTCTTGGCTGCGAAGACGTCCGGTATTTGCCGCTCGGCATGAACCCGAAGACGTTTCATCCGAGGAGAAGCGGGGCCCGTCATCATACGGACGTCTGTTTCATCGGCAACGCCTTCTCCAACCGAATCCGCCTGTTCCATAAGCTCGCTCCCCGTCTCGAGGGCAAGCGCTGGCTCATTTCGGGTCTTTGGTGGCGCCGGATGAAGGGATACGGGAAATACCGGGACCACCTGAGAACCGACGGCTGGCTGTCTCCCGAAGAGACGGCCCTTTACTACAGCGGGGCCCGAATGGTCATTAACCAGCACCGGGCCTCCGACGACAAGCGGATCAATTTCAACCGGAGAGGCGTCGAGGCCCTGTCGGTCAATCCCCGTACCTTCGAAATCAGCGGCTGCGGCGTGCTGCAGCTGATCGACCGGAGGGCTGATCTCCCCTCATGCTACACACCAGGCTTGGAGATCGAAACCTACGGATCCGCTGAAGAATTAGGGGATAAAATCCAGTATTACCTGAAGCATGAAGATGAACGGAACGAGATGGCCCGCCGGGCTCTCATCAGGACGCTTCAGGAGCATACGTACGCCAGCCGGCTGCAGCGCCTGCTGGAAGCGGTGGGGGGGTTCTCCGATGAAAGTCAACCGTAAATCAGCCGGACTCACCCGTTACCGGGAAGCAGGGAGGAAGGACGGTCTCCTGGCGGGCCGGGAGCAGGGAATCCGGCTTGGAGGGTGCGCCGCCATTACCCGGGAGCTGGAAGGGAAGGCGTTTCCCCGCCTGAACCTGAAGGTGCTCTACGTCTCGCCCGGAGTAGGCGTGCCTTATACCGCCCTCGACCAGGGGATTGTAGGGGCGCTGCGCGGGCAGGTTCAGGAGGTGCGGGAATGCTCGGCCTTCGGGAATGTGGCGGCAGAAGCCGCGGCCTGGAAGCCGGATCTCCTGTTCGTGCTGAACGGGTTCAACCTTCCCCTTGGCCAGCTTGACGAGATTCGCCGGGGAGGAACCGCCACGGCCGTCTGGTTCGTGGACGATCCGTATTTTACCGACTGGACGGCGGGCCTTGCTCCTCATTACGACTACATCTTTACCCAAGAGCGCAATTGCGTGGAGCTGTACCAGTCGCTCGGCTGCCCGAATGTCCATTTTCTGTCCGTACCGGCCGACCCTTCCGTCTACTATCCGCGCAAGCCGGACATCTCTTATCTTTCGGACGTTTGCTTTATCGGAACGGCCTTCGGGAACCGGCTTGCTTTTATCGATCAGGTGGCGCGTTATCTTTCGACCAAGAATCTGGTTCTCTCCGGCTGGTGGTGGAACCGGCTGAAGAACTACAAGCTGCTGAAGTCCAAAATACGCAAAGATAAGCTGAAACGGGGAAGCTGGCTTTCGCCGGAGGAAACGTCGAGCTATTACAACGGCGCCAAGATCGTCATCAACCTGCACCGGGCGGCTGTCGAGAAGAAGCAGACCTTTAACCACCGGGGCATCCCGGCCTTGTCGGTTAATCCCCGCACGTTTGAAATCGCCGGAACAGGAGCGTTCCAGCTGTCGGACATCCGGGAGGATCTCCCCCAGTACTACCAGGATGGGCAGGAAATCGCCACGTACTCCACCCCGCAAGAGCTCGCCGAGAAGATCGAATACTACCTCACCCATGAGGAGGAACGGAGAAGAGCCGCCCTGAACGGATTCCGGCGCACGATGCTCGAGCATACTTACTCGGATCGGATCCGGACCATACTCGAACGGATCACCCGTTCTTAAGGAGGGATGAAGCGTGGAACGCAAGCGGAGCAGCAAACGGGCGGAACGCCAGGCTAATCAGACTAAACGGAGAACGGGGCTCACGAAGAGTTCGAGCTCTCCCCATGCCGACAGCAAGAAAAGAGACAAGGCAGCCGAGCGCCGCAGGAAACGGCGGACAGAGCGCAAAGCGAGGGAACGCGCACGTGAAAAGGCGAAACGGCGCAAAAAGAAGAAGGAGGCTTACAGCAAAGGCTTTAAAAAAGGCTATGAAGAAGGCTTCCAAATCGGATATGAAGAAGGACACCGGAAGGAACCCGGCCCCGAAGGGCTGGCCGAAGCTTCTTGACCGTAAGGAGCTGAAAGGAGACCGATCCCATTTCGCGGCGAGCCGGAACCACATCCTCCCGCTGCTGCATATAGTGATTATTGGATCGCTATAGCGGTTTATGACAAGACAGTAGAATCCCCCAGGCTGTGAGACAGGAGGAGCAACTATCGTGGAGCATCATCTTACCAAAATCATTCGGCAGTTGGTCGTCTCCCAGCAGCAGCTGGCCCGGCTGCTGGAAGCCGAGCGGCATAAAATAGGCAAAATGGCGGATATGGTTTGCGACATTCCCGGCCACGGGCCCACTCTGGGCGGCTTGGAGGGAATCATCAAGCATTCCGGAGACCATACCAAAAACATCGCGGCTTACTTGAACAGCCTGGCCGACCTGGAGGACGCCATTGCCGACATGCTCGAGCCGGCGATCAAGGAATTGAGAGAGCCCGAAGAACAAGAATAAAGCCTGGCGCCCTGTCCCGGAAGGCGGAGCGGACAGGAGCGCCTGAAGGAGGCCCGGAAGGTGAAAAGGGAGCATGCCTATTTAAAGCTGCTGGAGGCGACGGCCGACATGCAGGCCCATGTCGCCGGCATTCTGGAAGCGAAAGTGATGGAAGCGGAGAAGACGAAGCATTGGCTGAACAGGCACGTGGACCATTCCGGCTTTCAGGACCATGACGGGGTTTCCGCCTTCACGCTCGAATTTCATACTCAATTGATCGAAGTGATAGACGGCATTACCAAGATGGAGCGGGGCTTGGCCCGCAACCTTAAGGTTCTGCTCGAAACGGGCAAGGAATCGGAAGGGGGCTCAAGCGGAGGAGGCTCAGGCGGCATGTTTGATTTCGGAGGCGGCGACAAATGAGCGGGCGGGGCCGGGAGAACCGGATCAAGCTGGACATTCTGGAGTCGCTTGCCGAAAGCCAGAAGGCACTGGCCCGGATTCTGACCAGTGCGGCGGACTGCTCCGCCGCGTCCGATCCGCTTGCCGTTCATATCCGGGACAATCTGGATGCGATCAGCCGGTGCCAGCGTCAGCTGGCTGTTCATTTTTTCGGCCTGACCTTTCGTAAGCTGCGCCGAAGCCGTCCGGGTAAGCCGTGGCTTCATGCCAGGCTGCGGATAATGACCAATCCTTATCGATACCCGGCCGTTTTCCCGGCCAAAAAACGTTAAGGAGGCAGGCGCCGATCTCTGCCTGAAGATCTCGCTTAAGACAGGGGGACCACGATGCACCGTTTTTGGGATTCGCTCATATATCCGTTGTTTAAGCAGTTTACGCCTCGCCACATTGTCGAGATCGGGGCTTTGGCCGGCGATAATACGGTTAAGGTGCTTGATTACTGCAGCGAGGTCGGGGGCACGCTGACCATTATCGATCCGGCGTCCCACTTCGCTTTCGAGAAGCTCAATAAGCGTTACGGTGGACATCACCGGTTTATTCAAGCCCTCAGCCTGGAGGTGCTGCCGGCCCTTCGCGAGGTGGACGCCGTTCTAATCGACGGGGACCATAACTGGTATACCGTGTATCATGAGCTGAAAATCATCGAGAAGCTTCCGCGCTTCCCGCTCGTTCTCCTGCATGATATCGAGTGGCCTTATGGAAGAAGGGACCTCTATTACAATCCTTCCACCATTCCGAGCAAGCACCGCCAGCCGTATTCCACCCTAGGCATTATGCCGGGCCAATCGGAGCTGGTAGAAGGGGGAGTGAACCAGGGGATGAATCATGCCCTGCGGGAAGGAGGGCCGAAGAACGGAGTGCGGACCGCGGTGGAAGATTTCCTTAAGCAGAGCTCCGTTCCCCTTTCCTTTCATGGAGTGGCGTCCCATCACGGGCTGGGGATTCTGGCGCCGGACGATCCCGATGTCAACCGGCTCATCCACCATTTTACCGTGGTTTCGGGATTATAAGCGAAGGGGGAACGAAGGATGAAAGCCATTCCCTGTGCCTTGGAGGGCGTCTTTCTGCTGGAGCCGGTCTGCCATTCCGATTCCCGGGGCTTCTTTATGGAATCCTATCATGCGGCGGCTCTTGCGGCGGTCGCCGGGGACTTCGCCTTCGTGCAGGACAATCACTCCTTGTCGGAAAAGGCCGGAGTATTGAGAGGGCTGCACTTTCAGCTGCCCCCGAAAGCCCAGACCAAGCTTGTCCGGGTGACGGCCGGGGCCGTGTATGACGTGGTCGTCGACTTGCGCCGGTCGTCCCCGACCTTCGGCCGCTGGGCGGGCTTCCTTCTGACCGCTTCCAACAAGCGCCAGCTTCTGGTGCCCAAAGGTTTTGCCCACGGGTTCTGCACCCTTGTTCCCCGGACGGAATTTCTGTATAAAGTAGATGAGTATTACTCCCCGGAGCATGACAGGGGGATCGCTTGGGACGATCCTGACCTGGGGATCGACTGGCCCGTGGCGAACCCGCTCATGTCGGACAAAGACCGGTCCCTTCCGCGTCTGCGGGAGACGGGATTTACATTTTGAATAGGAGCCGTTAAGCCATGAAGCTACTTGTAACGGGAGGAGCCGGATTTATCGGCAGCAACTTCATTCTCTATATGCTGCGCCGGTATCCCGGATACCGGATCGTGAACTACGACCTGTTGACCTATGCCGGCAATCCCGACAACCTGACCGGAGTCCGGGCCCATCAGGGCTATTCCTTTGTCCAAGGGGATATTGCGGATGAGGGGCGGGTGGAAGAGATATTCAGCGGAGGGCTTGATGCGGTCGTGCATTTTGCCGCCGAGTCCCATGTCGACCGCAGCGTCAAGGACCCGGGAGTCTTCGTCCGAACCAATGTTAACGGCACCCAGGTTCTGCTCGAAGCCGCCCGGAAGCACGGGGTGTCCCGCTTCGTCCATGTTTCGACGGATGAGGTGTACGGTTCCCTCGGGGACACGGGACTGTTCACCGAGGAGACGCCGCTCGCCCCGAACAGTCCCTATTCCGCGAGCAAAGCAGGCTCCGATCTGCTCGTCCGGGCTTACGTGGAAACCTTCGGGCTGCCGGCCGTCATCACCCGGTGCTCGAACAACTACGGCCCTTACCAGTTTCCGGAGAAGCTGATCCCGCTTATGATCAGCCGTGCCGTTAAGGGAGAGCCCCTGCCGGTATACGGGGATGGCCTTAACGTCAGGGATTGGCTCTATGTGGAGGACCACTGCAGCGCCATCGATCTGGTTTTGCATGGAGGTAGACCGGGGGAGGTCTATAACGTCGGCGGGAACAACGAGCGCACGAACCTTCAAATCGTCCGCACCATTCTGGAGGAGCTCGGCCGTCCCGAATCGCTGATCACATTCGTGGAGGACCGTCCGGGTCATGACCGCCGGTACGGCATCGATGCTTCCAAGATCCGAAACGAGCTCGGCTGGAGCCCCGCCTATCCTTTCGAGAGGGGCATCCGGGAAACCATCGGCTGGTACCGGTCCCACCCCGAGTGGCTCGAGCGTATCGTTTCCGGGGCTTACCGGGACGACGGCTCCAGCCGGCACGGAGAGGAAGGGGGACCCGCGTGAGGATATTAGTGACGGGAGCGGGCGGCCAGCTCGGCCGGGATTTGGTGGACATTCTGGGGGAAACCCACGAGGTATCCGGCTTGGACCGGGACGGCCTCAACATTACGGACCTGGCCCGCTGCCGGTCGGCCGCCCGGAAGTTCCTTCCCGATGCGGTTGTCCATGCGGCGGCCTATACGGCTGTGGACCAGGCGGAGTCGGACGAAGAGGAGGCCTATCGCGTCAATGTGACGGGAACGGCCAATATGACCATCGCGGCGCGTGAAATCGGAGCCAAGCTGTGCTACATCAGCACGGATTACGTGTTCAGCGGCAACGGAGAGGCCCCGTACAAGGAATATGACGAAACGGGACCGGCGAGCGTATACGGCAAAACAAAGCTGGCCGGCGAGCGCAGCGTCCAGGCCCTGTCGGGACGCTATTTCATCGTCCGAACGTCCTGGGTGTACGGCAGGCACGGCTCGAATTTCGTCAAAACGATGCTCGAGCTCGCGAAAAGCCGTCCCGAGCTGAAGGTCGTCCATGACCAAACCGGTTCGCCGACCTATACGGCCGACCTCGTCCGATTTATCGGAAGCCTGGTGGACTCCGAGCAGTACGGCATCTATCACGCGTCGAATACGGGGGCCTGCACCTGGTACGACCTGGCGAGGGCGGTTTTCGAGGAGGCGGGGCTCCCGACCCGGGTAATTCCCTGCCGAACGGAGGAGTTTCCGCGTCCTGCTCCCCGGCCGGCCTACTCCGTGTTGGATCACCTGGCCATCCGGGCAGGAGGATTTTCCGAGCTGCGCCCCTGGAGGGACGCTCTTAAAGAATTCCTGGCGGATTGGCACAGCAGAGCTTCAATAGAATAAGGAGTAAGCCGTTAGCGGCCTTGGCGTTCTGGCGTCAAGGTTTTTTGGCGTTCGCCAATATCTGTAAAAAATTTTCGCGATTCGACTCGCAAAAAAGAGGAATAAGCGAGAATCCGACGAATTACTTCTATAAAATATTCCAGTCGGGAGAGATTCGATGGTTTTCGACGGCATCCTCATTTCCCTAATCGTCGCTTTGTTCCGGGGCGGGAGTTTCCGTTCCTTCGCCGGTCTGCGTTTGAAATACGGGTGGGTCTTTCCCGGACTGCTTGTCCTGCAGCTGGCCGTCTTCCATTTCCAATCCGGATACGCCTGGGTGGCGGTGATCAGTCCCTATTCGTTTATCGGGGTGTACCTGGTCGGGCTGCTGTTTCTTTGGCTCAACCGGGACCAGCCAGGGTTTATGGTCATTGCGGCCGGCGTCCTCCTGAATTTCATCGTTATCGCGGCAAACGGGGGGAGAATGCCCGTGTCTCTCGAAGCCGCCTCGATTCTCGATCCTTATTTTGTGGAGATTTTGAAGAACGGCGTCCTGTACGGAAAGCATCAGGCGCTGACGGAGGCCACTCATCTCGGCTTCCTGGGAGATATCATCCCGCTGACCAAGCCTTATCCGCGCAGCCAAGTTATCAGTATCGGCGATGTGGTTATGAATATCGGCATTTTCTTCTTCATCCAGCAGCTTCTGCTGCCCAGACATCCTAAGGAAGAACCAACACCAGCAGCAGGTGAGGTCGTAAGCGGATAGGGACATCCGGATATTCCATGAAGGAGGTGATGAAAAATGAAAATCAACGTAAAAGCGGTTCTTTTCAACCTTGTCATCGTTGCTTCCGTCGTCGTTGCTCTTACCTCCGGCTACAAAATCGGCGGCTAGACAGAATGCACTCCTGTATTGCATGATATGGAAGAGTGCCCGCTCTTCCATATCACCCCAGAAAGGTCGAAGGCCATGGATGCACCAGCTGGAACCAAACGGTTCTTATCGCTTAAAGTCAACCACTATATTACCTTCTTATCCGTCCTCGGAACGTTGAGCTTTCTATGGAATATCCGGTGGACCATGCCCGTGAATCCCGAATGGGTGGTCCTCTATTCCATGGTGGGCTCCATTTTGCTTCTGGATCATTTCATGTTCCGGCTTCCTCCCGAAAACAATTCCCAAAGCATGGACTCGGCCCTTTACCTGGCCTGTCTGTTCACTTTTGGTTTAAATATGACCCTGTATGTGCTCGTCTTGAGCGCCGCCCTTTCCCCGTTCTACAAGCGTCTGGAATGGTGGAAGCATGTGGTCAATTTCGCCTGCTACAGCCTGATGATCACGTCGGCCTATCATGTTTTCCGCCTGTCGGGCGGAGCGGTGGGAAGCTTCCAAACGGAGGCGGTTTATTCCTATGTGGCCGCCTTGCTCTCTTATTTCATCGTCAATGTCCTTGCCCTCGGGTTATATTACTACCTGTCGGTAAAAGACCAGTTCTTTCAAATTATCAGAGGCATGTTTCGCGAAAGCCTGGCGGCCTACGTGAGCACGCTCTTGTTATCGCTTATGCTGACGGTCATGTTCCAGACGAACTTCTATTTCAGCCTCTTCCTGTTCCTGGGCATCTGCGTGCTTTTGTCCGCGACCTTCAAGCAGCTCTTCGTTCTGTACCAAGAGGTGTCGGACAAGGCGACCAAGGACCAGCGAACCGGGCTTTACAACCATGGTTATTTTGAGGAGCTGCTCGAGAAGGAGCTTGCCCGTGCCAAAGCCTCGGATATGACCTTTAGCGTGGCGATTCTCGACCTGGATAACTTCAAGAAGTACAACGATTCCTTCGGCCATCTGCAGGGCGACAAGCTGCTGGAGTTTTTCGGGAAGCTTCTTCTGGAGGAATGCGATCGTAACGAGTACATCGTGGCCCGGTACGGGGGAGAGGAATTCACGGTGCTGCTGCCGCAGCGCGGTGAGAGAGAGGCCTTCGCCTTCGTCAATGCACTGCGTAAGAAAGCGAACGATTCCTACTTTGAAGGTGTGGAGATTCTCGCTCATGGGTGCCTTTCGTTCTCGGCCGGGGTGGCGGAATACCGGAAGGAAATCCACGACAAATCCCAGCTTCTCGATAAGGCCGACCAAGCGATGTATTTTGCCAAAGCCCAAGGGAAGAATCTCGTTCACATCTACAATGAACAGTCCATTATTCAGAAAACGTTCGACATCGAGAAGGACATTCAGGAAATCGAGCAGCAGCTCAAAATTTTCCTGTCCAAGGACATCTACACCTTCCAGCACAGCAAAAGGGTATTCAGCTATGCCGTCGACTTCTGCAACTATCTGCCGCTGACGGATCCCGAGAAGAAAACCTTGATCCTGGGCGCTCTGTTCCATGATATCGGCAAGCTGGAGGTTCCCCGATCGATTCTTCAGAAGAAGGAGAAGCTGACGGCCGAGGAATGGGAAGCGGTAAAGAAGCACGTTCTCTGGGGCAAGGAAATCGTTTCGGCCATCGACAAGTACAAGGAGCTTCTGCCGCTAATCGAGCTGCATCACGAGCGCGTGGATGGCAAAGGCTACCCCTACGGGCTGAAGGGAGAGGAAATCCCCAAGCTGGCCAGAATCCTGTGCGTGATCGATTCCTTCGATGCGATGACGACCGAGCGTCCTTACCAGCAGACGAAGACATTCGACGAGGCGATCCGGGAGCTTCAAGTGTGTTCGGGGAAGCAGTTTGACCCGGTGTATGTGGAGTCCTTCATTAAAATGATCCACGGCAAATATCTGTTCAAGCTGAATGAAGCCGCGGCTGCCAAGGAAGCGACGTAATGGGACGCCGAGGCCGATGGAGCGACTGAAAAAAGGGCGGAGAACTCTCTCCGCCCGGTTACTTAGGGAATAGCTGCTGCATGGAAAACCGCCCATCCGGCGGTTTTTTTTATTGGGGTTAGAGCCTTATCGGCAGTTATCCCCAGCGGAGGAGCAGACCGGCCTGAACAAGACCGCCGCCGAAGCCATACAGAAGCAGGCGGTCGCCGGTCTGGATACGACCTTCGCGGAGTCCTTCGTCGAGGGCGAGCGGAATGCTGGCCGCGGAGGTGTTGCCGTTGCGGATCATGCTCACCAGGGTACGCTCGAGCGGGAAGCCGCTTTTCTCGCAGATGGATTCGATCATCCGCAGGTTCGCACTGTGCGGAATGAACCATTCGGCCTCCGTTAGGGCAAGGCCCGCCTGTTCGGCAAGCCGGTGCATGCCGCCAGGGACGGTGCTCACGGCCCATTTGTACACTTCGCGGCCGTTCTGCACGACATAGGGGGCGTTCTCGAGCGGGACGCCTTCCATTGTTTCCGACAGGCCCGCCCGGTACACATGCCGGCCCCCGCTGCCGTCCGAATCCAGGAAGGAGGCGAGGAAGCCGGATTCGCCCTCGGTCCGCTCCACCAGCGCCGCCCCCGCTCCATCCCCGAACAGGATGCAGGTGGACCGGTCTCGGTAGTCCGTAATCTTCGACATCGTATCGGCGCCGATGACCAGGACTTTGCGGTGAAGCCCGGACAGGATCAGGGCGTTCGCCGTATGAAGCCCGTAGACGAAGCCGGCGCAGGTGGCGTTCAGATCCATGGCACCCGCGGCCTTCATCCCAAAATGATTCTGCACCCGGCACGCCGTGCTCGGGAACGGATAGTCCGGGGTGTTGGTGCAGACGATGACCAGATCGACATCCTCCACGGTGCCCGGGTAGCGGGCCAGCATGCGGTTCACGGCTTCGATAGAGAGGTCGCTCGTAAACTGGTCCGGCCCCGCCACCCGGCGCTCCCGAATGCCCGTACGCTGAACGATCCATTCGTCGTTCGTGTCGACCATCTTCTCCAGATCGGCGTTGCTGAGAATGGTATCGGGGACATAAGAACCGACGGCGGTCACTTTGGCTCGGTAGGTCATGAAAGGGTTCCTCCTTATTTATTATCAGGTATTAGTACCTGGTACTAAAAAGGTACCCCATTTTAGCTGAGGTGTCAATGCATACAACAACAATTTCCAATTTTTAAGGAGTAAAGCGATGAATCTTCCAAAGCCTATCGTATCGGCAGGCCCAATTTTAAAATTCGTGGGTATAAAAAAAGATTGAAACTGTACAAAAATATTGATAGTGTAACTTCTAAAGACAATAATTGGTAACGGTTACATTGCGAAGTCCATCCAAGAAAAGAATGATGACTGTTACGAGGGGGGGCTGTGGATGATTAATCTAATCATTATAGATGATGAAGAAACGACAAGAAGCAGTTTAATGGAGCTTGTGCCCTGGTCCGAAGTGGGGGTATCGGAAGTGAGAACCGCGGAGAACGGTGTAGCAGCGCTTGCGCTCGCGGAAAGCTTCAAGCCTTCCATTATACTTACTGATATCCGCATGCCTAAGATGAACGGGATCGAGCTGTCTCAAAATATCCGGAAGCTCTATCCGGAATGCGAGATCATATTTCTCAGCGGTTTCTCGGATAAGGAATACTTAAAATCGGCTATTCAGCTTAACGCGGTCGACTATCTCGATAAGCCGGTCGACTTAGAGGAATTGAAGGTCCTGTTCGTGAAAATCATCCGGAAACTGCGGGATGCCGACAGAAGAAACGGTGTTCTCTACCAACGCCAAGAGATAGTGTTGGATATGATCAGCCAGAATATAGGGTTATCCGAATGGCTGAAGAGATCCGGCCCAGCCGTTGTTCAGCTCTCCGATCAAGGGATGTTCATCGTCTACACGGCTCTATTCAATTGGGCCGCGGCAATGGCTGACGACGAAAGAGCGGTGATCAAGCACAATATTCTTAAGCTGCTTAACGATCAGGAGCCTTTCGTCGATACCCGTCATATCGCCGGGTTCCTTAACGATAACTGCCTGGCCCTGGTTATTAATTCCGTGAACTACAGAGAAGCCAAATGCAAGGAAGTTGCCGAAAGCCTTCTAAACCTGCTGCAGGAGGCAAAGCCTGATGCCTATAGCCTTTCCATTGGGTGCAGTCACCCATCCTTAAGCCCGAATGAGTTCTCCCACCTGTATAAAACCTCACTGGAAGCTGCAAAAAAACAATTTTACTTCGACCCCAATAAAGTGTTTTTCGCCAATAGCGTTACCGGGACTAATTATGATATCGATAAATCTGCCTATACGCGGTTCAAAAAAATGCTCCGAAACGGCTCGGTCGACGATGCGGTCCAGCTGATCCGGCTAACTACGGAGG contains:
- a CDS encoding bifunctional diguanylate cyclase/phosphohydrolase, giving the protein MDAPAGTKRFLSLKVNHYITFLSVLGTLSFLWNIRWTMPVNPEWVVLYSMVGSILLLDHFMFRLPPENNSQSMDSALYLACLFTFGLNMTLYVLVLSAALSPFYKRLEWWKHVVNFACYSLMITSAYHVFRLSGGAVGSFQTEAVYSYVAALLSYFIVNVLALGLYYYLSVKDQFFQIIRGMFRESLAAYVSTLLLSLMLTVMFQTNFYFSLFLFLGICVLLSATFKQLFVLYQEVSDKATKDQRTGLYNHGYFEELLEKELARAKASDMTFSVAILDLDNFKKYNDSFGHLQGDKLLEFFGKLLLEECDRNEYIVARYGGEEFTVLLPQRGEREAFAFVNALRKKANDSYFEGVEILAHGCLSFSAGVAEYRKEIHDKSQLLDKADQAMYFAKAQGKNLVHIYNEQSIIQKTFDIEKDIQEIEQQLKIFLSKDIYTFQHSKRVFSYAVDFCNYLPLTDPEKKTLILGALFHDIGKLEVPRSILQKKEKLTAEEWEAVKKHVLWGKEIVSAIDKYKELLPLIELHHERVDGKGYPYGLKGEEIPKLARILCVIDSFDAMTTERPYQQTKTFDEAIRELQVCSGKQFDPVYVESFIKMIHGKYLFKLNEAAAAKEAT
- a CDS encoding ketoacyl-ACP synthase III — its product is MTYRAKVTAVGSYVPDTILSNADLEKMVDTNDEWIVQRTGIRERRVAGPDQFTSDLSIEAVNRMLARYPGTVEDVDLVIVCTNTPDYPFPSTACRVQNHFGMKAAGAMDLNATCAGFVYGLHTANALILSGLHRKVLVIGADTMSKITDYRDRSTCILFGDGAGAALVERTEGESGFLASFLDSDGSGGRHVYRAGLSETMEGVPLENAPYVVQNGREVYKWAVSTVPGGMHRLAEQAGLALTEAEWFIPHSANLRMIESICEKSGFPLERTLVSMIRNGNTSAASIPLALDEGLREGRIQTGDRLLLYGFGGGLVQAGLLLRWG
- a CDS encoding response regulator yields the protein MINLIIIDDEETTRSSLMELVPWSEVGVSEVRTAENGVAALALAESFKPSIILTDIRMPKMNGIELSQNIRKLYPECEIIFLSGFSDKEYLKSAIQLNAVDYLDKPVDLEELKVLFVKIIRKLRDADRRNGVLYQRQEIVLDMISQNIGLSEWLKRSGPAVVQLSDQGMFIVYTALFNWAAAMADDERAVIKHNILKLLNDQEPFVDTRHIAGFLNDNCLALVINSVNYREAKCKEVAESLLNLLQEAKPDAYSLSIGCSHPSLSPNEFSHLYKTSLEAAKKQFYFDPNKVFFANSVTGTNYDIDKSAYTRFKKMLRNGSVDDAVQLIRLTTEEIARTGDPDTNKIRNLYFNFLRILFEVTMQWDAAESGDDKEMIYMWREIDTLVSLKELAQFLISNIKLVFPNSDNKASAVEKIDEIKKYIAVNYSSNQLSIHNIAQHTFLSHTYLCAYFKKSTGRTLNEYITELRIEKAKELLRDRNHKLYEITNEIGLTDTNYFSTLFKRYTGLTPSEYRVKHFYDEKIV